A stretch of Faecalibacterium duncaniae DNA encodes these proteins:
- a CDS encoding CitMHS family transporter: protein MLAVLGFVTILLVLALIMSKKVSTLVALIFVPAITGFIAAFINAPNVIIQAAQAAAEKAGTAYVEPVITFGTRFTKALSILSADYMGKGLSSIVATGVMFIFAILFFSTCSDAGVFDPIINRILKFTGEDPVKVCIGTFLIGCICHLDGSGATTFLIAIPACMPLFQKLKMNLWVEATIVALAAGIMNVMPWGGPTVRAAAAMSGLGYEVTGSELWVGIMPAWIAGLVTCLLVAAFLGKKEAKRIAAGIPAQEVTGLTEAKTTNTSNELARSGWRWYFNVALILVILYILVTNRLSPAVTFMIGYCVLLIVNYPSVDLQHKIINSHAQAAFLMVSIVFAAGAFTGVVKNSGMLAAMTDALVSIIPTSMGTFIAPIVGLFSVPLSLLFDPDSYYYGVMPVIANAVSAMGGNALAVAKASIMGQMTLGFPLSPLTGATFLLLGLSGQDLGDHQKHTLPYAWAASAIMVAVGCVACGLLF from the coding sequence GGCTTCATCGCAGCATTCATCAACGCCCCCAATGTCATCATCCAAGCCGCACAGGCTGCTGCTGAAAAGGCCGGAACTGCTTATGTTGAGCCGGTCATCACGTTCGGCACCCGCTTTACCAAGGCACTTTCCATCCTCAGCGCAGATTATATGGGCAAGGGCCTGAGCAGCATTGTTGCCACCGGTGTCATGTTCATCTTTGCCATCCTGTTTTTCAGTACCTGCTCGGATGCCGGTGTCTTTGATCCTATCATCAACCGCATCCTGAAGTTTACCGGCGAAGACCCCGTCAAGGTCTGTATCGGCACCTTCCTCATCGGCTGCATCTGCCATCTGGATGGCTCCGGTGCCACCACCTTCCTGATTGCCATCCCCGCCTGTATGCCCCTGTTCCAGAAGCTGAAAATGAACCTCTGGGTAGAGGCTACCATCGTGGCACTGGCCGCCGGTATCATGAATGTTATGCCCTGGGGCGGCCCCACGGTCCGTGCAGCCGCAGCCATGTCCGGCCTGGGCTATGAAGTCACCGGCAGTGAGCTGTGGGTGGGCATCATGCCCGCCTGGATCGCAGGCTTGGTGACCTGTCTGCTCGTCGCGGCTTTCCTGGGCAAAAAGGAAGCCAAGCGCATTGCTGCAGGCATCCCCGCGCAGGAGGTCACTGGTCTGACCGAAGCAAAGACCACCAACACCTCCAACGAACTGGCCCGCTCCGGCTGGCGCTGGTACTTCAATGTGGCACTGATCCTGGTCATCCTGTACATCCTCGTTACCAACCGCCTCAGCCCGGCTGTCACCTTTATGATCGGCTACTGCGTCCTGCTCATCGTCAACTACCCCAGTGTGGATCTGCAGCACAAGATCATCAACAGTCACGCACAGGCCGCATTCCTGATGGTCTCCATCGTCTTTGCCGCAGGCGCATTCACCGGTGTGGTCAAAAATTCCGGTATGCTGGCTGCCATGACCGACGCTCTGGTCTCCATCATCCCCACCAGCATGGGCACCTTCATTGCCCCCATCGTCGGCCTGTTCAGCGTTCCGCTGAGCCTGCTGTTTGACCCAGACTCCTACTACTACGGTGTTATGCCTGTCATCGCCAACGCTGTTTCCGCCATGGGCGGCAACGCACTGGCTGTGGCAAAGGCTTCCATCATGGGCCAGATGACGCTGGGCTTCCCGCTCAGTCCCCTGACGGGTGCCACCTTCCTGCTGCTGGGCCTTTCCGGCCAGGACCTGGGCGACCACCAGAAGCACACCCTCCCCTACGCATGGGCTGCATCTGCTATTATGGTCGCTGTGGGCTGCGTAGCCTGTGGGCTGCTGTTCTGA
- a CDS encoding vWA domain-containing protein, with product MPEPIQTPVPAADELAAQVLLLAQSRLTADLRFLSSALEQLKPIPVPALDTLFAGDGRCLYYCPETLLRTFRAQQSVPTRALLHVTLHFLLGHPFQRQEMDHRLWNLACDIAAEEVIRELEIPSCALPDDAMQDSWRSRLQDACPHLTAEAIYNFLLERQYPADVLAELTQLFSRDSHALWYAAPRPCSRPAPNGQLLPAGEDEDITNEIELRKADTRDETLQQMQQRQKEALRRQWKQLARQAKTDLETFSRRHGKRAGALMDGLEPVTFEECDYTDFLRRFGAQNEVLQLSEDEFDLIYYTYGLRTYGNIPLVEPLEYRDDKRIREFVIAIDTSGSVQGDIVQSFLQRTCDVLRQSGSFTERVDIYLIQCDAEVQSVERLTSLDQLHELIPRLKLRGFGGTDFRPVFAYVDRLLEEKKLTNLNGLLYFTDGVGTYPEKSPAYKTAFIFNRDDHISPHVPSWAIRAVLTTDNIRLLEPQKTRTEEDTEPWI from the coding sequence ATGCCCGAGCCCATCCAGACTCCTGTTCCTGCGGCGGACGAACTGGCCGCACAGGTGCTGCTGCTGGCACAGAGTCGGTTGACTGCCGACCTGCGTTTTTTATCCTCCGCTCTGGAACAGCTGAAGCCGATTCCCGTCCCTGCGCTGGACACCCTGTTTGCCGGGGATGGCCGCTGCTTATACTATTGCCCCGAGACGCTGCTCCGCACATTCCGGGCACAGCAGTCTGTGCCCACACGCGCCCTGCTGCATGTCACCCTGCACTTTCTTCTGGGGCATCCCTTTCAACGGCAGGAAATGGATCACCGCCTATGGAACCTTGCCTGCGACATTGCCGCAGAGGAAGTCATCCGGGAACTGGAGATCCCCTCCTGCGCCCTGCCGGATGATGCTATGCAGGACAGCTGGCGCAGCCGCCTGCAGGATGCCTGCCCTCACCTGACGGCAGAAGCCATCTATAATTTTCTGCTGGAACGGCAGTACCCCGCCGATGTTCTGGCGGAATTGACCCAGCTTTTTTCCCGGGACAGCCATGCGCTCTGGTATGCTGCGCCACGGCCCTGCTCTCGTCCGGCCCCCAACGGACAACTGCTGCCCGCCGGGGAGGATGAGGATATCACCAACGAGATCGAACTGCGCAAAGCCGACACCCGGGACGAAACGCTGCAGCAGATGCAGCAGCGGCAGAAGGAAGCCCTGCGCAGACAATGGAAGCAGCTGGCCCGCCAGGCCAAGACTGATCTGGAGACCTTCAGCCGCCGTCACGGCAAGCGTGCCGGAGCATTGATGGATGGGTTAGAGCCTGTGACCTTTGAGGAATGCGACTATACCGACTTTCTTCGCCGGTTCGGGGCACAAAACGAGGTGCTGCAGCTTTCCGAGGACGAATTTGACCTCATCTATTACACTTACGGTCTGCGCACCTACGGCAACATTCCCCTGGTCGAGCCGCTGGAATACCGGGACGACAAGCGCATCCGGGAATTTGTGATTGCCATCGACACCTCCGGCAGTGTGCAGGGCGATATCGTTCAGAGCTTTTTGCAGCGCACCTGCGATGTTCTGCGGCAGAGCGGTTCCTTCACCGAGCGGGTAGATATCTATCTCATCCAATGCGATGCCGAGGTGCAGAGCGTGGAGCGGCTGACCAGTCTGGACCAGCTGCATGAGCTGATCCCCCGGCTGAAGCTCCGGGGCTTCGGCGGTACCGACTTCCGGCCGGTGTTCGCCTATGTAGACAGGCTGCTGGAAGAGAAAAAGCTGACGAACCTCAACGGCCTGCTCTATTTTACCGACGGCGTGGGCACCTACCCAGAAAAATCCCCTGCCTACAAGACTGCCTTCATCTTTAACCGTGACGACCACATCAGCCCCCACGTTCCCAGCTGGGCCATCCGGGCTGTACTTACCACTGACAACATCCGCCTGCTTGAACCGCAGAAGACCCGAACCGAGGAGGACACCGAACCATGGATATAG
- a CDS encoding ATP-binding protein, with the protein MDIASAKQQIKNTVQIYLQKDALGRYRLPLVHQRPIFLLGAPGLGKTAIMQQVADEMGLGLVSYSMTHHTRQSALGLPVIVEKEYGGKHYQVSEYTMSEIIASVYDCMRTTGKTQGILFLDEINCVSETLSPAMLLFLQYKVFGGHQIPEGWVVVTAGNPPRFNKSVREFDAATRDRLKVIEVEPSYEAWKAYALEHGVSRSVISYLDIRPEDFYKVETTVDGLTVVTPRAWEDLSEILQYHEELGLAVGEELTTQYLQNKQVARDFAIYYELYQKYRQAYNIDAILQGVWDEDVLTQARSAKMDERMSLVSLLLEAVFLQMERCTLRHDALRLIVAALKAQRGTLDVPGDALTALAGLEDNWRAEANKAPSARQKVYLDLLSLTAQWHGELSGSTPFSALKACYQRSVADLQAEVAETQKKLGNLLRFLQEAFGKGTELSMAVNDLTVAPVATAFLGQFLSTDYFAASRDLLLHRQSEQLLHQIDLTGLV; encoded by the coding sequence ATGGATATAGCAAGTGCAAAGCAACAGATCAAAAATACCGTACAGATCTACCTACAGAAGGATGCTCTGGGCCGCTACCGACTTCCGCTGGTGCACCAGCGGCCCATCTTCCTGCTGGGTGCGCCAGGTCTGGGCAAGACTGCCATTATGCAGCAGGTCGCTGATGAGATGGGGCTTGGCCTTGTGAGCTATTCCATGACCCACCACACCCGCCAGAGCGCACTGGGTCTGCCTGTGATCGTAGAAAAGGAATACGGCGGCAAGCACTATCAGGTCAGCGAATACACCATGAGCGAGATCATCGCCAGCGTCTACGACTGTATGCGCACCACCGGCAAAACGCAGGGCATCCTGTTTCTGGACGAGATCAACTGCGTCTCCGAGACTCTTTCCCCTGCCATGCTGCTGTTTCTGCAATACAAAGTCTTTGGTGGGCATCAGATCCCCGAGGGCTGGGTGGTGGTCACCGCCGGCAACCCGCCCCGCTTCAACAAAAGCGTCCGGGAGTTCGACGCTGCCACCCGTGACCGCCTGAAGGTGATCGAAGTTGAGCCAAGTTATGAAGCATGGAAGGCCTATGCGCTGGAACACGGTGTCAGCCGCAGCGTCATCAGCTATCTGGATATCCGTCCCGAAGATTTTTACAAGGTCGAGACCACTGTGGACGGTCTGACCGTGGTAACGCCCCGTGCCTGGGAGGACCTTTCCGAGATTCTGCAGTATCACGAGGAGCTGGGCCTTGCAGTCGGCGAGGAGCTGACTACCCAGTATCTGCAAAACAAGCAGGTCGCCCGGGATTTTGCCATCTACTACGAACTCTATCAGAAATATCGTCAGGCCTACAATATTGATGCCATCCTGCAGGGTGTGTGGGATGAGGATGTCCTCACGCAGGCACGCAGCGCCAAGATGGACGAGCGGATGAGCCTTGTCAGCCTGCTGCTGGAAGCCGTGTTCCTGCAGATGGAACGCTGTACCCTGCGCCACGATGCGCTGCGCCTTATCGTGGCCGCCCTCAAAGCCCAGCGCGGGACGCTGGATGTTCCCGGCGATGCCCTGACCGCCCTCGCCGGGCTGGAGGACAACTGGCGCGCCGAAGCCAACAAAGCCCCCTCTGCCCGGCAGAAGGTCTATCTCGATCTGCTGTCGCTGACTGCCCAATGGCACGGAGAACTTTCCGGCTCCACCCCTTTTTCTGCCCTCAAGGCCTGCTATCAGCGCTCGGTCGCCGACCTGCAGGCTGAGGTCGCTGAAACGCAGAAGAAGCTTGGCAATCTGCTCCGTTTTTTACAGGAAGCCTTCGGTAAGGGAACGGAGCTGAGCATGGCGGTAAACGATCTGACCGTAGCCCCCGTGGCCACCGCATTTCTGGGGCAGTTTCTCAGCACCGATTACTTTGCAGCCAGCCGGGATCTGCTGCTGCACCGGCAATCGGAGCAGCTGCTGCACCAGATCGATCTGACAGGACTGGTGTAA
- a CDS encoding leucine-rich repeat domain-containing protein, producing MELLQFEVTNAGTLGSRWTPPAPETKKASSLPGAALAALLQEEDDEDDWGGDAPDMSAEFARLGHLNEEADTDALPLTADFAPLPDGSLALVRWPRLARPAVVPDTVEGRTVTAIAATAFAASHLDESCFAQFGQSPISFSIFCMRMGRAVTTETLDEGGPTSVTLPDSITHIGPYAFYHCTNLTSITLPDAISALPAGVFGDCSRLTSVHLPEQLQALGYLPRPTDQIMPDVGTFAGCHALKQLTLPPQLKMLGAHSFNSSGLATLTARDAGCENWSRTVTVAVSAFDHTAALLWLEKADVSGHVVARLGLPVARDKILAGDAKFGAILRVPVLFFTQPIPYFDQLARDAFRLDFSARMALARLEASAGLSPADRQWYCAVLVQYFDRAPQFMPCPPQQAYAELFRFLCRTDLLTASDVSTLLRMAGALALPAELISEMMEVRTRRFETVTGFEDLELD from the coding sequence ATGGAACTGCTGCAATTTGAAGTAACCAACGCCGGAACGCTGGGCAGCCGCTGGACCCCCCCCGCCCCGGAAACAAAAAAGGCCTCCTCCCTGCCCGGAGCCGCACTGGCAGCTCTCTTGCAGGAGGAGGATGACGAGGATGATTGGGGCGGTGATGCTCCCGACATGAGCGCAGAGTTTGCACGGCTCGGCCATCTGAACGAAGAGGCCGACACCGATGCCCTGCCCCTGACAGCCGATTTTGCCCCTCTGCCGGATGGCTCTCTGGCGCTGGTGCGCTGGCCCCGGCTGGCACGGCCTGCTGTGGTACCCGACACTGTAGAAGGCCGCACTGTCACCGCCATTGCCGCTACCGCCTTTGCTGCCAGCCATCTGGATGAGAGCTGCTTTGCGCAGTTCGGGCAATCGCCTATCAGTTTCAGCATATTTTGTATGCGAATGGGCCGCGCAGTCACCACCGAAACGCTGGACGAAGGCGGGCCGACTTCCGTCACACTGCCGGACAGCATCACTCACATTGGTCCCTACGCGTTCTACCACTGCACAAATCTGACTTCCATCACCCTGCCGGATGCCATTTCCGCCCTGCCTGCCGGTGTATTCGGTGACTGCAGCCGCCTTACCAGCGTCCATCTGCCAGAGCAGCTGCAGGCTCTGGGCTATCTGCCCCGCCCCACGGATCAGATCATGCCGGATGTGGGCACGTTTGCCGGGTGTCATGCTCTGAAACAGCTGACGCTGCCCCCACAGCTTAAAATGCTGGGCGCTCACAGCTTCAACAGTTCCGGTCTGGCGACCCTGACCGCTCGGGATGCTGGGTGTGAAAATTGGAGTCGTACTGTCACTGTGGCTGTGTCTGCATTTGACCACACTGCCGCACTGCTCTGGCTGGAAAAGGCCGATGTTTCCGGCCATGTGGTGGCGCGGCTGGGTCTACCCGTGGCCCGGGATAAAATTCTGGCAGGCGATGCCAAATTCGGAGCCATCCTGCGGGTACCGGTGCTGTTCTTCACCCAGCCGATTCCCTACTTTGACCAACTGGCCCGGGACGCGTTCCGGCTGGATTTCTCGGCTCGTATGGCGCTGGCTCGGCTGGAAGCCTCTGCAGGGCTTTCCCCCGCCGACCGCCAGTGGTATTGTGCAGTTCTGGTGCAGTATTTCGACCGGGCTCCACAGTTCATGCCCTGCCCGCCTCAACAGGCTTACGCAGAGCTGTTCCGCTTTCTCTGCCGCACAGACCTGCTCACCGCATCTGATGTCAGCACCCTGCTTCGGATGGCCGGAGCACTCGCCCTTCCCGCCGAACTCATCAGCGAGATGATGGAGGTGCGCACCCGCCGGTTTGAAACAGTCACCGGCTTTGAGGATCTGGAGTTGGATTGA